In the Paramisgurnus dabryanus chromosome 5, PD_genome_1.1, whole genome shotgun sequence genome, one interval contains:
- the oafb gene encoding out at first protein homolog: MISRVVCNVRKFAIPVVFTVLLSLSVCSELRVLVRLNDGKITEEILEADSEKDIIKVEFKQGDGTLITFLSDFKRHVKIFRALVLGEPERGQIQYQALCFISRLDHGELIPSQAMARLRQKNPHVVRSAEEVYGVERLSMNAVVNMSISWHLSTHIRNVCREAQDLVYTREQDVKHWLDRGVEGSIFKVLPQTLDVNGLQSCKSTTDPWQPCACSYKLNLEWFPCQLKYCRGQGSSPYKCGIKSCSKGYQFDFYTPHKQLCLWDEDSQ, encoded by the exons ATGATCTCGAGGGTCGTTTGTAATGTACGCAAGTTTGCCATTCCCGTCGTGTTTACGGTGTTATTATCGCTAAGCGTTTGTTCAGAGTTGAGGGTGCTCGTTCGTCTGAATGATGGGAAAATAACCGAGGAGATCTTAGAGGCAGACAGTGAGAAAGACATCATAAAAGTCGAGTTCAAACAGGGAGACGGGACTCTCATCACATTCCTGTCTGATTTCAAGCGT CATGTGAAGATTTTTCGTGCATTGGTCCTCGGGGAGCCAGAGAGAGGTCAGATACAGTATCAGGCCCTGTGCTTCATCTCCCGATTGGATCATGGAGAGCTCATTCCCAGTCAAGCCATGGCCCGACTCAGACAG AAAAACCCTCATGTGGTGCGGAGTGCAGAGGAAGTGTATGGAGTGGAACGGCTCAGTATGAACGCGGTGGTCAATATGAGTATTTCATGGCACCTGAGTACTCACATCCGAAATGTCTGCAGGGAAGCACAGGACCTCGTGTACACGCGGGAGCAAGATGTCAAGCACTGGCTGGACAGAG GGGTCGAGGGCTCAATATTTAAGGTGCTTCCACAGACTCTGGATGTCAATGGCTTACAGAGCTGCAAGTCCACAACCGACCCATGGCAGCCCTGTGCCTGCAGTTACAAGTTAAACCTGGAGTGGTTCCCGTGCCAGCTTAAGTACTGTCGGGGTCAGGGGTCAAGTCCCTACAAGTGTGGCATTAAGAGTTGCAGCAAAGGCTACCAGTTTGACTTCTACACACCTCATAAACAGTTGTGCCTTTGGGACGAAGACTCTCAGTAG
- the pou2f3 gene encoding POU domain, class 2, transcription factor 3: MSTEAGEHTDSQHDQADIEQNGIDFTRQIKTENLNDSPHSGSSHKTCHLTQGSPVPGGLTGELPSLHPLPQLVLMSGSHLSSPSSFLLSQAQSGHQALLQPNLLSLQSQSQTGLLPHQPGLALTPQAMGRTGLGGSSMDGHLDMSHLQVPKHVGSPQDEPNDLEELEQFAKAFKQRRIKLGFTQGDVGLAMGKLYGNDFSQTTISRFEALNLSFKNMCKLKPLLEKWLSDAENSPSDSMSSPTTLPPLMEGYGRKRKKRTSIETNIKLTLEKRFLDNPKPNSEEITLISEQLAMEKEVVRVWFCNRRQKEKRIYCPVSSSPIKSHAYNPRLPSTSRSFSPLASGGVSSSSSPSSPSRGSSPSTLSTTSSPLTSQGVNQTFNSTGSWYRWNPTSYHH; encoded by the exons ATGAGCACCGAGGCTGGCGAACACACAGATTCTCAGCACGATCAAGCTG atATTGAACAAAATGGGATCGACTTTACCCGACAA ATAAAGACGGAGAACCTGAACGATTCACCTCACTCTGGATCATCACACAAAACATGCCATCTGACTCAGGGATCACCAGTGCCTGGTGGGCTTACTGGG gagCTACCCTCCCTGCACCCTCTGCCCCAGCTCGTCCTGATGTCTGGATCTCACCTTTCATCTCCTTCATCATTTCTCCTTTCTCAAGCCCAATCCGGACACCAAG CACTGCTACAGCCCAACCTGCTTTCCTTGCAATCACAGTCACAGACGGGACTCTTACCGCATCAGCCAGGTCTCGCTCTCACTCCTCAG GCAATGGGCAGAACGGGTCTGGGTGGCTCCTCTATGGATGGACACCTAGACATGTCTCACTTACAGGTGCCTAAACATGTGGGATCACCTCAAGATGAACCCAATGACCTGGAGGAACTCGAGCAGTTTGCTAAAGCCTTTAAGCAGAGGCGCATCAAACTAGGATTTACTCAG GGTGACGTGGGCCTGGCAATGGGAAAGCTTTATGGAAATGACTTCAGTCAGACTACCATCTCACGCTTCGAGGCTCTCAATCTTAGCTTCAAAAACATGTGCAAGCTCAAACCATTGCTGGAGAAATGGCTGAGCGATGCAG AAAACTCCCCATCTGACTCCATGTCCAGCCCCACCACCTTACCTCCACTTATGGAAGGATACGGGAGAAAGAGGAAAAAGAGAACAAGCATTGAAACCAACATCAAGCTTACACTAGAAAAACGCTTTTTAGAT AACCCAAAACCAAACTCGGAAGAAATCACACTGATCTCAGAGCAGTTAGCTATGGAGAAGGAAGTGGTGCGAGTGTGGTTCTGTAACCGGCGTCAGAAAGAGAAGAGAATATACTGTCCAGTATCATCCTCACCTATAAAGTCTCATGCCTACAATCCTCGTCTG CCTTCAACTTCCCGATCATTCAGTCCACTTGCCTCTGGAGGTG tGTCATCAAGCTCCTCCCCCAGCAGCCCCAGTCGAGGCTCCTCCCCCAGCACTCTCTCCACCACATCCAGTCcgctgacatcacagggggtcAACCAGACGTTCAACTCTACAGG atCCTGGTATCGCTGGAACCCTACATCATACCACCACTGA